Proteins co-encoded in one Lacerta agilis isolate rLacAgi1 chromosome 6, rLacAgi1.pri, whole genome shotgun sequence genomic window:
- the RNF11 gene encoding RING finger protein 11 isoform X3, whose protein sequence is MGNCLKSPTSDDISLLHESQSDRASYGDGTEPDQEPPPPYQEQVPVPVYHPTPSQTRLATQLTEEEQIRIAQRIGLIQHLPKGVYDPGRDGSEKKIREDTDNRTMHLFVVPSINISLENVCLLISAPQAQKTKQQVYITGKCPLCKK, encoded by the exons ATGGGGAATTGCCTGAAATCCCCCACCTCGGATGACATCTCCCTGCTGCACGAGTCCCAGTCGGACAGGGCCAGCTATGGGGATGGGACTGAGCCGGATcaggagccgccgccgccataTCAG gAACAGGTTCCAGTTCCAGTTTACCATCCAACTCCCAGCCAGACCCGCCTAGCAACCCAGCTTACAGAAGAGGAACAAATTAGGATAGCGCAACGAATAGGCCTCATACAGCATCTGCCGAAAGGAGTCTATGATCCAGGAAGAGATGGTTCTGAGAAAAAGATCAGAGA AGACACAGACAACAGGACAATGCATCTCTTTGTAGTTCCAAGTATTAACATTTCCCTGGAAAATGTATGCTTACTCATCTCCGCCCCCCAAGcccagaaaacaaaacagcaagtcTATATTACCGGTAAGTGTCCATTAtgcaaaaaatga
- the RNF11 gene encoding RING finger protein 11 isoform X2, with protein MGNCLKSPTSDDISLLHESQSDRASYGDGTEPDQEPPPPYQEQVPVPVYHPTPSQTRLATQLTEEEQIRIAQRIGLIQHLPKGVYDPGRDGSEKKIRECVICMMDFVYGDPIRFLPCMHIYHLDCIDDWLMRSFTCPSCMEPVDAALLSSYETN; from the exons ATGGGGAATTGCCTGAAATCCCCCACCTCGGATGACATCTCCCTGCTGCACGAGTCCCAGTCGGACAGGGCCAGCTATGGGGATGGGACTGAGCCGGATcaggagccgccgccgccataTCAG gAACAGGTTCCAGTTCCAGTTTACCATCCAACTCCCAGCCAGACCCGCCTAGCAACCCAGCTTACAGAAGAGGAACAAATTAGGATAGCGCAACGAATAGGCCTCATACAGCATCTGCCGAAAGGAGTCTATGATCCAGGAAGAGATGGTTCTGAGAAAAAGATCAGAGA ATGTGTGATCTGTATGATGGACTTTGTTTACGGGGACCCTATCAGATTCCTGCCATGCATGCATATTTACCACCTGGACTGTATAGATGACTGGTTGATGAGATCTTTCACGTGTCCTTCCTGCATGGAGCCAGTTGATGCAGCACTGTTGTCCTCCTACGAGACTAACTGA